Proteins encoded together in one bacterium window:
- a CDS encoding adenylyltransferase/cytidyltransferase family protein: MAEKLKEIGELKEIANDLKNEGKRIVFTNGCFDILHPGHIHLLKRAKSFGDCLILGLNSDTSISKIKPNRPIMNQKARIEILSEIGLIDYIVVFDEEDPVNVIRKIKPDVLVKGGDWKENKVKGKEFARCVKIVEYLKDWSTTKIIEKIRNE; encoded by the coding sequence ATGGCTGAGAAGCTTAAAGAGATTGGTGAATTGAAAGAGATTGCAAATGATTTAAAGAATGAGGGAAAAAGGATTGTCTTTACCAATGGCTGTTTTGATATTTTACACCCAGGACATATCCATCTTTTGAAAAGGGCAAAATCCTTTGGCGATTGTTTAATCCTTGGGCTTAATTCTGATACCTCTATTTCAAAAATAAAACCAAATCGACCAATTATGAACCAAAAAGCAAGGATAGAGATTCTTTCTGAAATAGGGCTTATTGATTATATTGTTGTATTTGATGAAGAAGACCCTGTAAATGTTATAAGAAAGATAAAGCCAGATGTCCTTGTAAAGGGTGGTGATTGGAAAGAAAATAAGGTAAAGGGAAAAGAATTTGCCCGATGTGTAAAGATTGTTGAATACCTTAAAGATTGGTCAACCACAAAGATAATTGAGAAGATAAGGAATGAATGA
- a CDS encoding 3-methyl-2-oxobutanoate hydroxymethyltransferase: protein ALKIPTIGIGSGIHCDGQILVLNDMIGLTERSPRFVRRYLNMGDEIGRAIKGFKEDVLKGDFPKKEERYE from the coding sequence AGCATTAAAAATTCCTACGATTGGTATTGGCTCTGGGATACATTGCGATGGACAAATCCTGGTGCTTAATGATATGATTGGTCTTACTGAAAGGTCTCCTAGGTTTGTAAGGAGGTATTTGAATATGGGGGATGAAATAGGAAGGGCAATAAAGGGATTTAAAGAGGATGTTTTAAAGGGAGATTTTCCCAAAAAGGAGGAAAGATATGAATGA
- the rfaE1 gene encoding D-glycero-beta-D-manno-heptose-7-phosphate kinase: MNEIFERVFGNLKPVLVVGDLMVDEFIWGDVRRISPEAPVPVVNITGETFHPGGAANVVANIHSLGGKVYVGGVIGDDVEGKRLISSLSSQGISTEGLILDCHRPTTLKTRIVVKSQQMIRIDKEKQEPIDEKIINQLLDYIKRVILDVKAIVISDYGKGVVGQKLLEELIPLSKKHDVITIVDPKIGNFGYYKGVSIITPNHFEAQDLTGIIVKDEASLKQCMSAIMRRLECKVVIVTRGEEGMSILKDTGEVFHIPTNAREVYDVTGAGDTVVAVLSLALSAGVDIIEAARLSNYAAGIVVGKIGTATVTKEELLKRIKEI; encoded by the coding sequence ATGAATGAGATATTTGAAAGGGTATTTGGCAACCTAAAGCCTGTTTTGGTTGTAGGCGATTTGATGGTTGATGAGTTTATCTGGGGTGATGTAAGGAGGATTTCCCCCGAAGCACCCGTTCCGGTGGTAAATATAACCGGGGAGACATTCCATCCAGGGGGAGCGGCAAATGTTGTAGCAAATATCCATAGCTTAGGAGGCAAGGTTTATGTTGGGGGTGTAATTGGCGATGATGTTGAGGGAAAGAGGCTTATATCCTCCCTTTCTTCCCAAGGGATAAGCACAGAGGGTCTTATTTTGGATTGCCATAGGCCAACCACCCTAAAGACAAGGATTGTGGTAAAATCCCAGCAAATGATCAGGATTGATAAGGAAAAGCAAGAGCCAATAGATGAGAAAATCATAAACCAGTTACTTGACTATATCAAAAGGGTAATCCTTGATGTAAAGGCAATTGTGATCTCAGATTATGGAAAGGGCGTGGTTGGGCAGAAATTGCTTGAGGAGCTTATTCCCCTATCCAAAAAGCACGATGTGATTACCATTGTTGACCCAAAGATAGGGAATTTTGGCTATTACAAGGGGGTTTCCATAATCACCCCAAATCACTTTGAAGCACAAGACCTTACCGGGATTATAGTAAAGGACGAGGCAAGCCTAAAGCAATGTATGAGTGCAATTATGAGGCGTCTGGAATGTAAGGTGGTAATCGTAACAAGGGGAGAGGAGGGGATGTCAATCCTTAAGGACACAGGAGAGGTATTTCATATTCCAACCAATGCAAGGGAGGTTTATGATGTTACAGGAGCGGGTGATACAGTGGTAGCTGTTTTAAGCTTGGCACTTAGTGCAGGCGTTGATATAATTGAAGCAGCAAGGCTTTCCAATTATGCGGCAGGGATTGTGGTAGGAAAGATTGGAACAGCTACAGTAACAAAGGAGGAGCTTCTTAAGAGGATAAAGGAGATTTAG